In Miscanthus floridulus cultivar M001 chromosome 5, ASM1932011v1, whole genome shotgun sequence, one genomic interval encodes:
- the LOC136453528 gene encoding putative laccase-5 — MGARHGLRRGGQAAAAAAFSACPFLIAFAVLLALPGLAAADTHYYTFKVQMTNVTRLCVTKSIPTVNGQFPGPKLVVREGDRLVVKVHNHINYNVSFHWHGVRQLGNGWADGPAYITQCPIQGGQSYVYDFTITGQRGTLWWHAHFSWLRVHLYGPLVILPKRGEGYPFPRPYKEVPILFGEWFNADTEAVINQALQTGGGPNVSDAYTFNGLPGPTYNCSSKDTYKLKVKPGRTYMLRLINSALNDELFFGIANHTLTVVEADANYVKPFTVNTLVISPGQTMNVLLTTPPNPASPAYAMAVAPYTNTQGTFDNTTAAAVLEYDGPTPVAATSNLPLPALPLYNDTGAVANFSRNFRSLNSARYPARVPAAVDRHLLFTVGLGTDPCPSNQTCQGPNGAKFAASINNNSFFRPRTALLEAHYRRRYAGVLLANFPATPPHPFNYTGTPPNNTFVQHGTRVVPLGFNTSVELVLQGTSIQGAESHPLHLHGYDFFVVGQGFGNFDPVNDPPKYNLADPVERNTISVPTAGWVAVRFLADNPGVWLMHCHFDVHLSWGLSMAWLVNDGPLPNQKMLPPPSDLPKC; from the exons ATGGGCGCGCGTCATGGCCTCCGGCGAGGCggccaagccgccgccgccgccgccttctccgCATGTCCCTTCCTCATCGccttcgccgtcctcctcgccTTGCCGGGCCTCGCAGCCGCCGACACCCATTACTACACGTTCAAA GTGCAAATGACGAACGTGACACGGCTGTGCGTGACCAAGAGCATCCCGACGGTGAACGGGCAGTTCCCGGGGCCGAAGCTGGTCGTGCGGGAAGGCGACCGACTCGTGGTCAAGGTTCACAACCACATCAACTACAATGTCTCGTTCCACTG GCACGGCGTCCGGCAGCTGGGCAACGGGTGGGCGGACGGGCCGGCGTACATCACGCAGTGCCCGATCCAGGGCGGGCAGAGCTACGTGTACGACTTCACCATCACGGGGCAGCGCGGCACGCTGTGGTGGCACGCGCACTTCTCCTGGCTGCGCGTGCACCTCTACGGCCCGCTCGTCATCCTCCCCAAGCGCGGCGAGGGCTACCCGTTCCCGCGCCCCTACAAGGAGGTGCCCATCCTCTTCG GTGAATGGTTCAATGCGGACACGGAGGCCGTCATCAACCAGGCCCTACAAACTGGCGGCGGCCCAAACGTCTCCGATGCCTACACCTTCAATGGGCTTCCAGGCCCGACATATAACTGCTCGTCTAAAG ACACGTACAAGCTGAAGGTAAAGCCCGGGAGGACGTACATGCTCCGGCTCATCAACTCCGCCCTCAACGACGAGCTCTTCTTCGGCATCGCCAACCACACGCTCACCGTCGTCGAGGCGGACGCCAACTACGTCAAGCCATTCACCGTGAACACGCTCGTCATCTCGCCGGGGCAGACCATGAACGTTCTCCTGACGACGCCCCCAAACCCCGCCTCCCCGGCCTACGCAATGGCGGTCGCGCCCTACACCAACACGCAGGGCACGTTCGACAACACCACCGCCGCGGCCGTCCTCGAGTACGACGGCCCGACACCCGTCGCCGCCACCAGCAACCTACCCCTGCCGGCCCTGCCGCTGTACAACGACACTGGCGCCGTGGCCAACTTCTCGCGCAACTTCCGCAGCCTGAACAGCGCGCGGTACCCGGCACGCGTGCCGGCGGCGGTGGACCGGCACCTGCTCTTCACCGTCGGGCTCGGCACGGACCCGTGCCCGTCCAACCAGACGTGCCAGGGCCCCAACGGCGCCAAGTTCGCGGCATCCATCAACAACAACTCCTTCTTCCGGCCCCGGACCGCGCTCCTGGAGGCGCACTACAGGCGCCGCTACGCCGGCGTGCTCCTCGCCAACTTCCCCGCCACCCCGCCGCACCCGTTCAACTACACGGGCACCCCGCCCAACAACACGTTCGTGCAGCACGGCACGCGGGTGGTGCCGCTCGGCTTCAACACCTCCGTGGAGCTGGTGCTGCAGGGCACCAGCATCCAGGGCGCCGAGAGCCACCCGCTGCACTTGCACGGCTACGACTTCTTCGTCGTCGGCCAGGGGTTCGGCAACTTCGACCCGGTGAACGACCCGCCCAAGTACAACCTCGCCGACCCCGTGGAGCGGAACACCATCAGCGTGCCCACCGCCGGCTGGGtcgccgtccgcttcctcgcCGACAACCCGG GCGTGTGGCTGATGCATTGCCACTTCGACGTGCACCTGAGCTGGGGCCTGTCCATGGCGTGGCTTGTCAACGACGGCCCGCTGCCGAATCAGAAGATGTTGCCCCCGCCATCCGATCTTCCAAAATGCTGA